One genomic region from Chlamydia poikilotherma encodes:
- the pcnB gene encoding polynucleotide adenylyltransferase PcnB produces the protein MVCDNKTLLRRGLELFRKISKSAPAPIIYSAADHNIKLKDFSPHALSVVKTLRKAGHKAYIVGGCIRDLLLNTTPKDFDISTSAKPEEIKAVFKNCILVGKRFRLAHIRFSNQIIEVSTFRSGSADEDCLITKDNLWGTAEEDVLRRDFTINGLFYDPTEETIIDYTGGVSDLQNRYLRTIGDPYVRFKQDPVRMLRLLKILARASFTVDPKTLEALQECRYELIKSSQARVFEELIKMLGSGVSSEFFKLTVKYQILEILFPYMDKAFHLNKILEEQTFACLDVLDENVLSKKYNYDRHQLMAVFLFPIVNFNVRYKHRQHPSLSLTAVFDYVKNFLGKFFADSFTSCSKKNFILTALVLQMQYRLTPLVPTKKILFFNRKFLNHIRFSEALSLLEIRSLVYPKLDKILAAWIRHYQALQYKKELPS, from the coding sequence ATGGTCTGTGACAACAAAACTCTCTTGCGTAGAGGCTTAGAATTGTTTAGAAAAATTTCTAAATCTGCACCCGCTCCAATTATCTATTCAGCTGCCGACCACAACATAAAACTCAAAGACTTTTCTCCACACGCACTCTCTGTAGTAAAAACTCTAAGAAAAGCTGGCCACAAAGCATATATTGTTGGTGGATGCATCCGCGACTTGTTACTCAACACAACCCCTAAAGATTTCGATATCTCGACATCAGCCAAACCTGAAGAAATCAAAGCTGTTTTCAAAAATTGTATACTTGTTGGGAAACGTTTTCGACTGGCCCACATACGCTTTTCGAATCAAATTATTGAAGTTTCTACCTTCCGTTCAGGAAGCGCTGATGAAGACTGTCTCATTACTAAAGATAATCTTTGGGGTACAGCTGAGGAAGATGTTTTAAGAAGAGACTTCACCATTAATGGTCTTTTCTATGATCCTACAGAAGAAACAATCATAGATTATACCGGCGGGGTTAGCGACTTACAAAATCGGTACTTACGTACTATAGGAGATCCCTATGTACGTTTTAAACAAGATCCCGTCCGGATGTTGCGTTTGTTAAAAATTCTTGCGCGAGCTTCTTTCACGGTAGACCCTAAAACTTTAGAAGCACTTCAAGAATGCCGCTATGAGTTAATTAAGAGTTCTCAAGCACGTGTTTTTGAAGAGCTTATTAAAATGTTGGGCTCCGGAGTCTCTTCTGAATTTTTCAAGCTAACTGTGAAATATCAGATATTAGAAATCCTTTTCCCCTATATGGACAAAGCTTTTCATTTAAATAAAATTTTAGAAGAGCAAACCTTTGCTTGTTTGGATGTTTTAGATGAAAACGTGTTAAGTAAAAAATATAATTATGATCGCCATCAGCTTATGGCAGTATTTCTATTTCCTATCGTCAATTTCAATGTGCGCTATAAGCATCGGCAGCATCCAAGTTTATCTCTAACCGCTGTCTTTGATTATGTTAAAAACTTTTTAGGAAAGTTTTTTGCAGACTCATTCACCAGCTGTTCTAAAAAGAATTTTATTTTAACAGCTCTCGTGTTGCAAATGCAATATCGGTTAACTCCGCTAGTACCAACAAAGAAAATTCTCTTCTTTAACCGTAAGTTTTTAAACCACATACGTTTTTCAGAAGCTCTTTCTCTATTAGAAATCCGTAGCCTAGTTTATCCTAAACTAGATAAAATACTTGCTGCTTGGATTCGTCATTACCAAGCTCTACAATATAAAAAGGAACTTCCTTCTTGA
- the sucC gene encoding ADP-forming succinate--CoA ligase subunit beta, translating to MHLHEYQAKDLLVSYDIVIPPYRVASSVEEGQEILKELGISAGVVKVQVHAGGRGKNGGVIIAKSSPDILAAIDKLLHMRFVSNQTSGEALPVEKVLITPLVNIATEYYLAVIMDRKNRCPAIMLSKAGGVDIEEVAQKYPDQLLIVPLTPFARIYNYQLRQIIKFMNWEGDIGKQGVQLIKKLVQCFYDNDASLLEINPLVLTQEGDLLVLDAKVTIDDNALYRHPKLEVLYDPSQENIRDVLAKQIGLSYIALEGNIGCLVNGAGLAMSTLDILKIHGGSAANFLDVGGSATEQQIQEAVSLVLSDENVEVLFINIFGGIMDCSAVASGLVAVMQTRENIIPTVVRLEGTNVELGKDIVHRSGIPCQFTDSLNEGAQLAVTLSKQV from the coding sequence ATGCACCTTCATGAATACCAAGCTAAGGATCTTTTAGTCTCTTACGATATTGTTATTCCTCCTTATCGTGTAGCCTCTTCTGTTGAAGAAGGACAAGAGATTCTTAAGGAGTTGGGTATAAGTGCAGGCGTTGTTAAAGTGCAGGTACATGCTGGAGGTCGAGGGAAAAATGGTGGCGTAATTATCGCTAAATCTTCACCTGATATTTTAGCAGCCATTGATAAATTATTGCATATGCGTTTTGTAAGTAACCAAACTTCCGGAGAAGCTCTTCCTGTAGAGAAAGTTCTTATTACCCCTTTGGTAAATATTGCTACTGAGTATTACCTCGCAGTGATTATGGATAGGAAAAACCGTTGTCCAGCGATTATGTTGTCAAAAGCAGGCGGTGTCGATATCGAAGAGGTTGCTCAGAAATATCCTGATCAGTTGCTTATAGTGCCTTTAACACCTTTTGCTCGTATATACAATTATCAACTTCGACAGATCATTAAATTTATGAACTGGGAAGGAGATATAGGAAAACAAGGTGTACAGCTAATTAAAAAGCTTGTTCAATGTTTCTATGATAACGATGCTTCTCTTCTTGAAATCAATCCTTTAGTGCTTACTCAAGAAGGAGATCTTCTTGTTTTAGATGCTAAAGTAACTATTGATGACAATGCTTTATATCGTCATCCGAAACTTGAAGTGTTATACGATCCTTCTCAAGAAAATATCCGTGATGTGCTCGCTAAACAGATAGGACTTTCCTACATTGCCCTAGAGGGAAATATCGGCTGTTTGGTAAACGGTGCCGGATTGGCTATGAGTACGTTAGATATTCTTAAAATTCACGGTGGATCTGCAGCGAATTTTCTTGATGTAGGAGGAAGTGCTACAGAGCAGCAAATCCAAGAAGCTGTTTCTTTGGTGCTCTCAGACGAAAATGTAGAAGTTCTTTTTATCAATATCTTTGGTGGAATTATGGATTGTTCTGCAGTTGCCTCAGGACTAGTTGCTGTTATGCAAACGAGAGAAAACATCATTCCTACAGTAGTGCGTTTAGAAGGAACAAATGTAGAATTAGGAAAAGATATTGTACATCGTTCAGGAATCCCCTGCCAATTCACAGATTCCTTAAATGAAGGTGCGCAGCTTGCTGTGACGTTAAGTAAACAAGTTTAA
- the glmM gene encoding phosphoglucosamine mutase, whose protein sequence is MTKEVKQLFGTDGVRGRANYEPMTVELSVLLGKAVAGVLQESKPGKHRVVVGKDTRLSGYMFENALVAGLTSMGIETLVLGPIPTPGVAFITRAYRADAGIMISASHNPYWDNGIKIFSSEGFKISDVIERRIEQMVAHRDFGDLPEDYAVGKNKRVLDAMGRYIEFAKATFPKRRTLKGLKIVLDCAHGAAYKVAPSVFEELDAEVICYGCEPTGSNINDNCGALFPSVIQKAVIEHKADVGIALDGDGDRIIMVNEKGHIVDGDMILSICANDLKKKDLLNGNRVVATVMTNFGVLKYLESLGIETFISPVGDRHVLQNMLEHEANLGGEQSGHMIFLDYNTTGDGIVSALQVLRIMIESESTLSDLTSPIVKSPQALINVSVKEKIPLDTVPLVQEALRDVRSSLGDSGRVLLRYSGTENICRVMVEGLKKHQVDSLAKTIADIVDSELGASIIE, encoded by the coding sequence ATGACAAAGGAAGTAAAACAACTTTTTGGTACGGATGGGGTTCGAGGAAGAGCCAATTATGAGCCTATGACTGTAGAGCTTTCTGTATTACTTGGTAAAGCTGTTGCAGGTGTTTTACAGGAGAGTAAACCTGGGAAACATCGTGTTGTCGTAGGCAAGGATACCCGTTTGTCAGGGTATATGTTCGAGAATGCACTTGTTGCAGGTTTGACTTCTATGGGAATAGAAACCCTAGTGTTAGGCCCTATTCCCACTCCAGGAGTAGCTTTTATTACTCGTGCCTATCGTGCAGATGCTGGAATTATGATTTCTGCATCCCATAATCCCTATTGGGATAATGGGATAAAGATTTTTTCCTCAGAAGGATTTAAAATTAGCGATGTTATAGAACGGCGTATTGAACAGATGGTAGCTCATAGAGATTTTGGAGATTTGCCTGAAGATTATGCTGTGGGTAAGAATAAGCGTGTATTGGATGCTATGGGTCGTTACATAGAATTTGCCAAAGCTACTTTCCCTAAGAGAAGAACATTAAAGGGATTGAAGATAGTTTTAGATTGTGCACACGGTGCTGCTTATAAAGTTGCTCCTTCTGTATTTGAAGAACTTGATGCTGAAGTGATTTGTTATGGTTGTGAGCCTACAGGAAGCAATATCAACGATAACTGTGGGGCTCTTTTCCCATCGGTAATTCAGAAAGCCGTAATAGAGCATAAGGCTGATGTGGGAATAGCTTTAGATGGTGATGGTGATCGTATTATCATGGTAAATGAAAAAGGCCATATTGTTGACGGTGATATGATTTTGAGTATTTGTGCTAATGATTTAAAGAAAAAGGATCTTTTAAATGGCAACCGTGTTGTTGCTACTGTAATGACTAATTTCGGTGTGTTAAAATATCTAGAAAGTTTAGGGATAGAGACGTTCATTTCTCCTGTAGGAGATCGCCATGTTTTACAGAATATGTTAGAGCATGAGGCAAATCTGGGCGGGGAGCAGAGTGGTCATATGATCTTTTTGGATTATAATACTACTGGAGACGGCATTGTTTCTGCTTTGCAAGTGTTACGTATTATGATTGAAAGTGAATCTACACTTTCAGATTTAACATCCCCAATTGTTAAAAGTCCTCAAGCACTTATCAACGTATCTGTAAAGGAGAAAATTCCTTTAGATACTGTGCCTTTAGTCCAAGAAGCTCTTAGAGATGTGAGATCATCTTTAGGTGATTCTGGTCGTGTTTTATTAAGATATTCTGGAACTGAAAATATTTGCAGGGTTATGGTTGAAGGTTTAAAGAAGCATCAAGTGGACTCGCTTGCTAAGACTATAGCTGATATTGTTGATTCTGAGTTGGGAGCGAGCATTATAGAATAG
- a CDS encoding Bax inhibitor-1/YccA family protein — MGLYDRDYAQESRLPGTFTSRVYGWMTAGLAVTTFVSLGLYFSGMYKSLFSFWWIWCIATLGVSFYINAKIHKLSVPAVMGLFLAYSALEGLFFGTLVPVYAAQYGGGIVWAAFGSAGLIFGLSAAYGAFTKSDLTQMSNILMFALIGLMLVSVIFALVSIFVYMPIFYLLICYLGLAIFVGLTVVDAQAIRKVAQNVGNDGDLSYKLSLIMALKMYCNVIMIFWYLLQIFSSSGKRN, encoded by the coding sequence ATGGGACTATACGATCGTGATTACGCACAAGAATCTCGTTTGCCGGGAACATTTACATCTAGAGTATATGGCTGGATGACTGCAGGTCTTGCTGTAACGACTTTTGTATCATTAGGATTATACTTTTCTGGGATGTATAAAAGTTTATTTTCATTTTGGTGGATCTGGTGTATTGCTACTTTAGGAGTATCTTTTTATATCAATGCTAAAATTCATAAGCTTTCTGTCCCTGCAGTTATGGGATTGTTTTTAGCCTATTCTGCTTTAGAGGGGTTGTTCTTTGGAACACTAGTTCCTGTTTATGCTGCTCAGTATGGCGGAGGAATCGTTTGGGCAGCCTTTGGATCCGCAGGATTGATTTTTGGTTTGTCGGCTGCTTATGGAGCCTTTACTAAAAGTGATCTTACACAGATGAGTAACATATTGATGTTTGCTCTAATTGGTTTAATGCTGGTATCTGTGATATTCGCATTGGTGTCCATATTTGTTTATATGCCCATTTTTTACTTATTGATTTGCTATCTAGGATTAGCAATTTTTGTAGGATTGACCGTTGTGGATGCTCAAGCAATCCGCAAGGTAGCTCAGAATGTAGGTAATGATGGAGACTTAAGCTATAAGTTATCTTTAATCATGGCATTAAAGATGTATTGCAACGTCATTATGATATTTTGGTATCTTCTACAGATTTTCTCTTCCTCAGGAAAAAGAAACTAA
- the ftsY gene encoding signal recognition particle-docking protein FtsY has product MFKFFSSKIQSLFKKSLSTDLLEFTESLFYEADFGSDLTEELCSRLRKCRKPDESTVKDLVFALLRETVANLPHIEPSKIHKPFVSLMLGTNGSGKTTTVAKLAHHYQSQSEKVMIVATDTFRSAGMDQMRCWAEKLGCGFVSGKPGGDPAAIAYDGIASAISRGYDRVLIDTSGRLHTHTNLLNELSKIVSVCDKVHLGSPHERLMTIDATLGGNVIEQVRVFHDAIPLSGLILTKVDGSAKGGTLFRVAKQLKIPTKFVGYGELIGDLEEFHIDRFLEKLFPST; this is encoded by the coding sequence GTGTTCAAGTTCTTTAGTAGCAAGATTCAGTCTTTATTTAAAAAATCCCTCTCTACAGATCTTCTAGAATTTACAGAAAGTTTATTTTATGAGGCAGATTTTGGTTCAGATTTGACTGAAGAGCTTTGTTCTCGATTGCGCAAGTGCCGCAAGCCTGATGAATCTACTGTTAAAGATCTTGTCTTTGCGTTACTTCGTGAAACAGTAGCCAATCTTCCTCATATAGAGCCCTCTAAAATACATAAGCCCTTTGTATCCTTAATGCTGGGAACAAACGGATCTGGGAAAACTACAACTGTAGCTAAGCTAGCCCACCATTACCAATCTCAATCAGAGAAAGTCATGATTGTCGCTACCGATACTTTTCGTAGCGCCGGCATGGATCAGATGCGTTGTTGGGCCGAAAAATTAGGTTGTGGATTTGTATCTGGGAAACCTGGTGGTGATCCTGCAGCTATTGCTTACGATGGCATTGCTTCTGCTATATCCCGTGGTTATGATCGTGTACTTATAGACACTTCAGGTCGTTTGCATACCCACACCAATTTATTGAATGAGCTATCAAAAATTGTTTCCGTTTGCGATAAAGTGCATCTAGGATCTCCCCATGAAAGGCTTATGACTATAGATGCAACTTTAGGGGGCAATGTTATTGAACAGGTTCGTGTTTTCCATGACGCTATTCCTCTATCCGGATTAATCCTTACTAAGGTCGATGGTTCTGCTAAAGGTGGAACTTTGTTTCGCGTAGCGAAACAATTAAAGATCCCTACAAAATTCGTCGGTTACGGCGAACTTATTGGGGATCTCGAAGAATTTCATATAGATAGGTTCTTGGAAAAGCTTTTCCCTTCTACCTAA
- the glmS gene encoding glutamine--fructose-6-phosphate transaminase (isomerizing): MCGIFGYLGSKLAVPVVLDGLAKLEYRGYDSAGLAVVVPGQLFVKKTIGRVDELRNSLEKDNVSSSLAIGHTRWATHGIPTVKNAHPHVDENSSCAIVHNGIIENFKELKSLLLAEGIAFASDTDSEVIVQLFAFRYQSTGDLVHSFSWTLSQLQGSFSCGLIHKDHPNILLCAGQESPLIIGLGEQENFIASDTRAFLKYTKSVQALASGELAVVGLGSEVETYNFALKRIQKEVRQVAYADAGSDKQGYSYYMLKEIYEQPEVLERLIHKYLDSQGCVSEKFLYGFSIEDFDEISIVACGSSYHAGFLAKYIIESLVSIPVHVEVASEFRYRQAYIGKKTLAILISQSGETADTLAALKEFRRRQVACVLGICNVEESALAIGVDHCLFLEAGIEIGVASTKAFTAQLLLLILLGLKLATSKQTLSLEEHRICGKGLVELPELCNRLLLNEDLHSWANDYCNEDRFIFLGRRLMYPICMEAALKLKEIAYVEANCYPAGEMKHGPIALISKGSPVITFCGDPLVYEKMVGCIMEVKARQAHVIAIASESQEDIAAVSDSQIYVPNSHPLVSPILYTIVGQIMAYTMALKKGNEIDRPRNLAKSVTVE; encoded by the coding sequence ATGTGCGGAATATTTGGATATCTAGGATCTAAATTAGCTGTTCCTGTAGTCTTGGATGGATTAGCTAAGCTAGAATATCGGGGCTATGATTCCGCAGGTCTTGCAGTCGTTGTACCGGGCCAGTTGTTTGTAAAAAAAACAATAGGCCGTGTCGATGAGCTTAGAAACTCCTTAGAAAAAGATAACGTATCATCATCATTAGCTATAGGTCATACTCGTTGGGCTACGCATGGCATCCCCACAGTGAAGAATGCTCATCCTCATGTTGATGAAAACTCTAGTTGTGCTATTGTCCACAACGGGATTATTGAGAATTTTAAAGAATTAAAATCGCTACTTCTTGCTGAAGGTATTGCCTTTGCTTCAGATACAGATTCTGAAGTTATTGTTCAGCTATTTGCTTTTCGTTATCAATCTACAGGAGATTTAGTCCATAGTTTCTCTTGGACTCTATCACAACTTCAGGGAAGTTTTTCCTGTGGTCTTATTCATAAAGATCATCCTAATATTTTGCTTTGTGCAGGGCAGGAAAGTCCATTAATCATTGGATTAGGAGAACAGGAGAATTTTATAGCTTCTGATACGCGTGCGTTTTTAAAATATACAAAAAGTGTTCAAGCTTTAGCTTCTGGAGAATTAGCTGTTGTAGGTCTTGGCAGTGAAGTGGAGACGTATAATTTTGCTTTAAAGCGCATTCAAAAAGAAGTGCGTCAAGTTGCTTATGCCGATGCAGGTTCGGATAAGCAGGGCTATAGTTATTACATGCTTAAAGAAATTTATGAGCAGCCAGAAGTTTTAGAACGTCTCATTCACAAATATTTAGATTCTCAGGGGTGTGTCAGTGAAAAATTCTTATATGGTTTCTCAATAGAAGATTTTGATGAGATTTCTATTGTTGCTTGTGGTTCTTCTTATCACGCAGGGTTTTTAGCAAAGTATATTATAGAGTCTTTAGTTTCTATTCCTGTGCATGTGGAAGTTGCTTCAGAATTTCGCTATCGACAGGCATATATTGGGAAAAAGACCTTAGCGATTTTAATTAGTCAATCTGGGGAAACAGCTGATACACTGGCAGCTTTAAAAGAATTCCGTCGTAGACAAGTTGCTTGTGTGTTAGGAATTTGTAATGTTGAAGAATCAGCCTTAGCTATAGGTGTGGATCATTGCTTATTTTTAGAAGCAGGTATTGAAATTGGCGTCGCTTCTACAAAAGCTTTTACTGCACAATTGCTTTTACTGATTTTGTTAGGATTAAAATTAGCTACTTCGAAACAAACATTAAGTTTAGAAGAACATCGTATTTGTGGAAAAGGTTTGGTTGAGCTTCCAGAATTATGCAATCGCTTATTACTAAACGAAGATCTGCATTCATGGGCGAATGATTATTGCAACGAAGATAGGTTCATATTTTTAGGACGTCGCTTGATGTATCCTATTTGTATGGAAGCCGCTTTGAAATTGAAAGAAATTGCATATGTTGAAGCTAACTGTTATCCTGCTGGCGAAATGAAACACGGACCTATTGCTTTAATTAGTAAAGGGTCTCCGGTGATTACGTTTTGTGGTGACCCGCTGGTTTATGAAAAGATGGTGGGTTGTATAATGGAGGTAAAAGCTCGGCAGGCTCATGTGATTGCCATAGCTTCAGAATCACAAGAAGATATTGCTGCTGTTTCAGATTCCCAGATATATGTTCCTAATAGTCATCCTTTAGTATCTCCTATTCTTTATACAATAGTGGGACAGATTATGGCCTATACCATGGCCTTGAAGAAAGGCAATGAAATAGACCGCCCTAGGAATCTGGCAAAGTCTGTAACTGTTGAATAA
- the sucD gene encoding succinate--CoA ligase subunit alpha → MFCSLSKKIPIITQGITGKAGSFHTEQCLAYGSNFVAGVTPGKGGTEHLNLPVYDSVLEAKQATNCQVTMIFVPPAYAAEAILEAEDAGIDLIVCITEGIPVKDMLEVSHVMQYSASQLIGPNCPGIIKPGACKIGIMPGYIHLPGNVGVVSRSGTLTYEAVWQLTQRSIGQSLCIGIGGDPLNGTSFIDVLEEFQNDPQTELILMIGEIGGSAEEEAAEWIQTYCTKPIVAFIAGETAPKGKRMGHAGAIISGNSGDAKSKKEALKRSGVSVVESPANIGDTVEAVFRSL, encoded by the coding sequence ATGTTTTGCTCATTAAGTAAAAAAATACCGATAATCACACAGGGGATTACAGGTAAAGCAGGTTCATTTCATACTGAGCAATGCTTGGCTTATGGATCTAATTTCGTTGCTGGAGTGACTCCCGGGAAGGGAGGGACCGAGCATCTAAATCTCCCTGTGTATGATTCTGTACTAGAAGCAAAACAAGCTACAAATTGTCAGGTGACAATGATTTTTGTTCCACCCGCTTATGCTGCAGAAGCTATTTTAGAAGCTGAAGATGCAGGGATTGATCTGATTGTCTGCATTACAGAAGGTATTCCAGTAAAAGATATGCTCGAAGTAAGCCATGTTATGCAATATAGCGCTTCTCAACTTATAGGACCTAACTGTCCAGGAATTATTAAACCTGGAGCATGTAAAATTGGTATTATGCCGGGATATATCCATCTTCCTGGAAATGTAGGTGTGGTCTCTAGATCAGGTACTTTAACTTATGAAGCCGTTTGGCAGCTTACACAACGGAGCATAGGACAAAGTTTATGCATTGGTATAGGGGGAGATCCACTAAATGGAACTTCATTTATTGATGTTCTTGAAGAATTTCAAAATGATCCTCAAACAGAACTTATCTTAATGATCGGAGAAATTGGGGGTAGTGCTGAGGAAGAGGCTGCAGAATGGATTCAAACCTACTGCACGAAACCTATTGTAGCTTTTATTGCAGGAGAAACTGCACCTAAAGGGAAACGAATGGGACATGCTGGAGCTATTATTTCGGGAAATTCTGGGGATGCAAAAAGTAAGAAAGAAGCTTTAAAAAGATCAGGAGTCTCTGTTGTTGAATCTCCAGCCAACATCGGAGACACTGTAGAAGCTGTATTTCGTTCACTATAG
- a CDS encoding aromatic amino acid transport family protein, giving the protein MSSKVLGGSLIIAGTAIGAGVLAVPVLTAYAGFLPTTLLYILSWLFSMGSGLCLLEVMTWFKDKQQVNMLSMAQYTLGDMGKIFMWLVYLFLFYSLLIAYFCEGGNILFRIFGCQGLDIPWIRHAAPLAFAVLICPTLMMGTKIVDYCNRFFVFGLAIAFSVFCILGILALQPELLLRASWIRSMDGLSILFLSFGFQSVVPSLYYYMDKKVKDVKKAIIIGSLIPLILYIIWEALVLGVIPLDFLMKAQENGYTAVEAMKNSLQCSMFYIAGEFFGFFALVSSFLGVALGVMDFLVDAFQWNKKKHSFSIFFLTFIVPLAWSMCYPEIVLKCLNYAGGIGAALIVGVFPVLMVWKGRYGKKHYQEKHLIPGGKFILLLMLLVIVINLASLYYKF; this is encoded by the coding sequence ATGTCTAGCAAGGTTTTAGGAGGTTCCCTCATTATTGCGGGGACAGCTATAGGTGCTGGTGTGCTAGCAGTTCCTGTATTAACAGCGTATGCAGGTTTTCTTCCCACGACTCTTCTTTATATACTATCTTGGCTTTTTTCCATGGGATCTGGGCTTTGCCTTCTCGAAGTTATGACTTGGTTTAAGGATAAGCAACAAGTTAATATGTTATCGATGGCCCAATATACCTTAGGGGATATGGGGAAGATCTTCATGTGGCTCGTTTATCTATTTCTATTTTATTCCCTGCTTATTGCTTATTTTTGTGAGGGAGGAAATATCCTATTTCGTATTTTTGGTTGTCAGGGATTAGATATTCCTTGGATACGTCACGCAGCTCCTTTGGCATTTGCAGTTTTGATTTGCCCTACATTAATGATGGGGACAAAAATCGTAGATTACTGTAACCGCTTTTTTGTTTTCGGATTAGCTATTGCTTTTTCGGTATTTTGTATCTTAGGAATTTTAGCTTTACAACCCGAACTACTTTTGCGTGCCTCGTGGATACGTTCTATGGATGGTTTATCTATTCTGTTTCTTTCCTTTGGTTTTCAAAGTGTGGTTCCCTCGCTGTATTACTACATGGATAAGAAAGTTAAAGATGTTAAAAAAGCTATCATTATAGGGAGCTTGATTCCTTTAATTTTATACATAATTTGGGAAGCCCTTGTTTTAGGAGTAATTCCTTTAGACTTTCTTATGAAAGCTCAGGAAAATGGCTATACGGCAGTAGAAGCTATGAAAAATTCATTGCAATGTTCAATGTTTTATATTGCTGGGGAATTTTTTGGTTTCTTTGCTTTGGTTTCTTCATTTTTAGGCGTAGCTTTGGGTGTTATGGATTTTTTAGTTGATGCCTTTCAGTGGAACAAAAAAAAACACAGTTTTTCTATTTTCTTTTTAACTTTTATTGTCCCTTTAGCATGGTCAATGTGTTATCCTGAGATTGTTCTTAAGTGTCTCAATTATGCTGGAGGCATAGGTGCTGCTTTAATTGTTGGAGTTTTCCCAGTGTTGATGGTCTGGAAAGGTCGTTATGGTAAAAAACATTATCAAGAAAAACATTTAATCCCTGGTGGAAAATTTATTTTATTGTTAATGCTCTTGGTAATAGTAATTAATTTAGCTAGCCTTTATTACAAATTTTAA